From the genome of Streptomyces sp. NBC_01317, one region includes:
- a CDS encoding SpoIIE family protein phosphatase, producing the protein MAEPGIDTRTRSSVITARAAATFEPVGRSVAIARAFVRDTLQGWGYSDVVDDAVVLTSELVTNAVVHAGTSADVLCLRTEDGVRVEVADRYPEREVPIQGTGHAFASTDSENGRGLLLCAALASRWGVEYTPTYKQVWFQLDLPERAIGTRSAGPVLPTSMLPVADERVRVAVVQIDATGTVAGWNEDAEQLFGHPAEKVVGKPLTDFAAWPHTPGLGTGIAEALRLSRWEGSYGMRVADGRVIAVYASHLRVRDTHGEPSTVCLLVRDYERAVIQTPPRAPSTEAGSENRAADPFEVFIGSPAPDDLDGLLQRTVERARDMLDGDSAFLLLATDDETELEVRASTGLPSARQRFARVPVEAGTGRYGSARMPAVHEDLIAVPGAVPLLGGTGMRSVVTVPLKVEGRLTGSLGVAAEAAGRYSNEEALRLQFAADRIALAVESARLGELERLRRGSLSFLVEASDLLAGTLDRDQTLALMAQMTVPTLATWCAVYTIADQSSDPYLSYVLHEDEERIDGLKALLAKIDPPEPVPTPGARVWTAPAAAAHEAALRTSMRELGGGSAPVSSGIGTTLATAAAVGGETVVLPLVARNRVIGMLTLGKPSDDHFRQEILELAEDLSRRAALALDNARLYSERTAISQALQRSLLPPGLPQIPGVEVEVIYRAAGEGNEVGGDFYDLFPIRDGAYGFAIGDVCGTGPEAAAVTGLARHALRLLAREGFAGPAVLERLNTAILDEGARSRFLTLLYGELWPQEDGSAVLKIVCAGHPLPLRLRPDGTVEPAAEPQPLLGVMEDLELYEQVITLDPGDVLLCVTDGVTERREGTRMLGDDGLADVLATCTGLTAGAVASRILRAVERFAAEPASDDMAILTLRIPEPHLA; encoded by the coding sequence ATGGCGGAGCCGGGTATCGACACGCGTACGAGGAGTTCTGTGATCACCGCCCGGGCGGCTGCCACCTTCGAACCGGTCGGGCGGTCCGTCGCGATCGCCCGCGCCTTTGTCCGCGACACCCTCCAGGGCTGGGGATACTCCGACGTCGTGGACGACGCGGTCGTTCTCACCAGCGAACTCGTCACCAACGCCGTGGTCCATGCCGGTACCTCCGCCGATGTCCTCTGCCTCCGTACGGAAGACGGGGTCCGCGTCGAGGTCGCCGACCGCTACCCCGAGCGCGAGGTGCCCATACAGGGCACAGGACACGCGTTCGCCAGCACCGACAGCGAGAACGGCCGGGGACTGCTCCTCTGCGCGGCCCTCGCCTCCCGCTGGGGCGTCGAATACACGCCCACGTACAAACAGGTCTGGTTCCAGCTCGACCTTCCCGAACGCGCGATCGGCACCCGCTCCGCCGGCCCCGTCCTCCCCACCAGCATGCTCCCCGTCGCCGACGAACGCGTGCGGGTCGCCGTCGTCCAGATCGACGCCACAGGCACCGTCGCCGGCTGGAACGAGGACGCAGAACAGCTCTTCGGACACCCCGCCGAGAAGGTCGTCGGCAAACCCCTCACCGACTTCGCGGCCTGGCCGCACACCCCCGGCCTCGGCACCGGCATCGCCGAAGCCCTCCGGCTCTCCCGCTGGGAGGGCAGCTACGGCATGCGCGTCGCCGACGGCCGGGTGATCGCCGTCTACGCCTCCCACCTCAGGGTCCGCGACACCCACGGCGAACCGTCCACGGTCTGCCTCCTCGTACGGGACTACGAGCGCGCGGTCATCCAGACCCCGCCCCGAGCCCCCTCCACGGAGGCGGGCTCCGAGAACCGCGCGGCCGACCCCTTCGAGGTCTTCATCGGCTCCCCCGCCCCCGACGACCTCGACGGGCTCCTCCAGCGCACCGTCGAACGCGCCCGCGACATGCTCGACGGCGACTCCGCCTTCCTCCTGCTCGCCACCGACGACGAGACAGAACTGGAAGTACGCGCCAGCACCGGCCTGCCCTCCGCCCGCCAGCGCTTCGCCCGCGTCCCCGTGGAGGCCGGCACGGGCCGGTACGGCTCCGCCCGCATGCCGGCCGTCCACGAGGACCTCATCGCCGTCCCCGGGGCCGTCCCGCTCCTCGGCGGCACCGGCATGCGCTCCGTCGTCACCGTCCCCCTCAAGGTCGAGGGCCGCCTCACCGGCTCCCTCGGCGTCGCCGCCGAAGCCGCGGGCCGCTACTCGAACGAAGAGGCACTGCGCCTCCAGTTCGCCGCCGACCGCATCGCTCTGGCCGTCGAATCGGCCCGCCTCGGCGAACTCGAACGCCTCCGCCGAGGCTCCCTGTCCTTCCTCGTCGAGGCCTCCGACCTGCTCGCCGGCACCCTGGACCGCGACCAGACCCTCGCCCTCATGGCCCAGATGACCGTCCCCACCCTCGCCACCTGGTGCGCCGTCTACACCATCGCCGACCAGTCCTCCGACCCGTACCTCTCCTACGTCCTGCACGAGGACGAGGAACGCATCGACGGCCTCAAGGCCCTCCTCGCCAAGATCGACCCGCCAGAACCGGTCCCCACCCCCGGCGCCCGCGTCTGGACCGCCCCCGCCGCGGCGGCCCACGAAGCGGCCCTCCGCACCTCGATGCGGGAGCTGGGCGGCGGCTCCGCACCGGTCTCCTCCGGCATCGGCACGACCCTCGCGACCGCGGCCGCCGTCGGCGGCGAGACCGTGGTCCTGCCCCTGGTGGCCCGTAACCGCGTCATCGGCATGCTGACCCTCGGCAAGCCCTCCGACGACCACTTCCGCCAGGAGATCCTCGAACTCGCCGAAGACCTCTCCCGCCGGGCCGCCCTCGCCCTGGACAACGCCCGCCTCTACTCCGAGCGCACCGCGATCAGCCAGGCCCTGCAACGCAGCCTGCTGCCCCCGGGCCTCCCCCAGATCCCCGGCGTCGAGGTCGAGGTCATCTACCGCGCGGCCGGCGAGGGCAACGAGGTGGGCGGCGACTTCTACGACCTGTTCCCCATCCGGGACGGCGCGTACGGCTTCGCCATCGGCGACGTCTGCGGTACGGGCCCCGAGGCCGCGGCCGTCACCGGCCTCGCCCGCCATGCCCTGCGCTTGCTCGCCCGCGAGGGCTTCGCGGGACCCGCCGTACTGGAACGGCTGAACACCGCCATCCTCGACGAGGGCGCCCGCAGCCGCTTCCTCACCCTGCTCTACGGGGAGTTGTGGCCCCAGGAGGACGGCAGCGCGGTCCTCAAGATCGTCTGTGCCGGCCACCCCCTCCCGTTGCGCCTGCGCCCCGACGGCACGGTCGAACCGGCGGCGGAACCACAGCCGTTGCTCGGTGTCATGGAGGATCTGGAGCTGTACGAACAGGTGATCACCCTCGATCCGGGGGACGTCCTGCTCTGCGTCACGGACGGCGTCACCGAACGCCGCGAGGGCACAAGGATGTTGGGCGACGACGGCCTGGCGGACGTCCTGGCCACCTGTACGGGCCTCACGGCGGGCGCGGTCGCGTCGCGCATCCTGCGCGCGGTGGAGCGTTTCGCGGCGGAACCGGCCTCGGACGACATGGCGATCCTGACCCTCCGCATCCCGGAACCGCACCTGGCCTAG